GGTCGAGCACGGCGGTGTAGAGCGCCTGCTGCTCGCTCGTCGTGGGCATGTGCTCGGCGACCATGAACTGCAGCTCGGTGCGGAACAGACCGATCCCGGCGGCTGCGGTCGCCTCCAGATTCGGCATGTCGACCAGCAGGCCGGCATTGATCTGGAGCACGATCGGCACCCCGTCGCGGGTGACGGCCGGCTGGCTCTTGAGCTTGCGGTACTGCTCCTGCTTGCGGGCGCGCAGCCGCGCCTTGTCCTTGTAGGCGTTCTCGACGTCGGGCTGGGGCCGGATCTGGACCTCGCCGGCCTGTCCGTCGACGATGACCGCATCGCCCGACTGGATCAGCGCCGTGGCGTTGACGATCTCGCCCACCGCCGGGATGCCGAGTGCGCGGGCGACGATGGCGATATGGCTGGTCGGCCCACCCTCCTCGAGAACGAGGCCGCGCAGATGCGCGCGGTCGTAGTCGAGCAGCGCGGCCGGGCCCATCGAGCGCGCGATCAGGATCGCGTTTTCCGGCATCTCCTCGCGGGCGACGCCGTTGGCCTTGCCGACGAGGGTGCGCAGGAGCCGGTTGGCGAGATCGTCGAGATCGTGCAGGCGCTCGCGCAGATAGGGGTCGGTCTGGCGCAGCATCTTGGCGCGCGTGTCGGACTGGACGCGCTCGACCGCCGCCTCGGCGGTGAGGCCGGTCAGCACGACCTCGCGCATGCGGCGCAGCCAGCCCTGGTCATGGGCGAACATGCGGAAGGTCTCGAGCACCTCGCGATGCTCGCCAATATGGGCGACGTCGCCTCGCTCGATCAGCTCGTCGATCGAGGCGCGCATCTCCGCAATGGCTGCCTCGAGGCGCTTCACCTCGCCGGCCGGGTTCTCGGCGATCAAGTTGGTGATGGCCACACGCGGCTCGTGCAGCACCGCATGGCCGAGGCCGACGCCATCCGCCAGCGAGACGCCGACGCCATGGATCGGACGGTCGAGGCCGATCGAGGCGCCCGGCCGGGCCAGCGACTTGAGTCCGCCGGCCGCGATCATCTCCGCCATGATCATGGCGGTGGTCTGGAGCGACTCGATCTCCTCGTCGCTGTACAGGCGCGAGGCGCGGTTCTGGATGACGAGGACGCCCATCACGGCGCCGCCGCGCAGAATCGGCACGCCGAGGAAGGAGCGGTAGATTTCCTCGCCCGTTTCGGGGCGATAGGAGAAGGCCGGGTGGTTCTGGGCGTCCGAGAGCGCCAGCGGCTCGGCCTCGCGGGCGATCAGGCCGACGAGGCCCTCGCCGGCGCGCATGGTCGTGAGGTGGACCGCCTCGCGATTCAGGCCCTCGGTGGCGTAGAGCTCGAGCGAGCCGTCCTCACGCAGCACATAGACGGAGCAGACTTCGGCGACGAGATTGCCGGCGATGAGGACGACGAGCCGGTCCAGCCGCTCCTGCGGGCTGATCGACGCCGCCATGACCTCCCGAAGGCGGCGCAGCAGAACGCCCGATCCTCCGTGAGCGCCTCGCATCGATTGTTCGTCCTCCGCCTGCCTGGCCTTCCAGGCCGCTATGCATCGCAGACCTGACACCTGTCATGGCCGAGTCGCAAGCGCTCCCGCCTCGGGCGCTTCTAGCCACCCGCGGCGGTCTTGGGCAAGGGCCGCGGACGCGATGACGCGGAATGGTTGTAGGGCGCGGCGCGGGGACGGGCGTCAGCCACGCGCCTGCGGCTCGGCGGAGGCACCGTTGCCCAGCCCGACCAGGCGGAGGTTCGCCGGTGCGGCCTCCGCCGAACGCGGCTTCTGCGGCGGCTTGCGCGAGCCAGAGCGCCCCTGAGCCGCCTTTGCGGGCTTCGCCGGAAACGGCACGATCTCCGGCTCCGATGGCGCGGCCCCCGACAGCACGGCGAGGTAGTTCTGCGTCCACCAGCCGATATCGGTCGCGGCGATGGTTGCGTAGAGCTTCTCGAAGCGCCGGATGCGCTCGGATTTCGGCATGGCCAGCGCCGTTCGGATGGCCTCCGCGACCTCATGCGTATCGTAGGGGTTGACGATCAGCGCCTCGCCCATCTGATGCGCCGCCCCCGCGAAGCGCGACAGCACGAGCACGCCGGGATCTGTGGGGTCCTGCGCGGCGACATACTCCTTCGCGACCAGGTTCATGCCATCCCGCATAGGGGTCACCAGGCCGACCTGCGCACGCCGGTAGAAGCCCGCCAGCGCGTTTCGGGAGTAGGCTTTCTTGACCACGCGGATCGGGGTCCAGTCGAATTCGCCGAGCGCGGCGTTGAGGCGCCCCGCGACCTCGTCCGATTGCCGGTCGAGTTCGGCATATTCGGGCACGTCCGAACGCGAGGGCGGCGCGATCTGCAGGAGCCCGACGCGGCCGCGCTGGTCGGGGTGGCTGCGCAGGAACTGCCCGAAGGCTTCGAGCCGCTGGACGATGCCCTTCGAATAGTCGAGCCGGTCCACGCCGACCACGAGCTTGCGCTCGCCCAGCGACTGGCGCGTAGCCTTGAGCGGCGTGGTGGCCGAGCGCACGGAAGCCGCCGCGAGCTTGCGGAACGCCTCGACGTCGATGCCGATCGGGAAGGCCTGGACCTGCGTCTGGCGGCGGCCGACACGCAGCCGTCCGCCCTCTACGACGGCGCCGCACATCGCCACGAGGCAGCCCACCAGATTGCCGACATCGGTCTCCGTCTGAAGCCCGACGAGATCATAGGCGGCGATGGTGCTCGCGAGCGTCGAGGCGAAAGGCAACGCGCCGAAGACCTCGGCCGGCGGCCAGGGAATATGGTGAAAATAGCCGATGCGGTTGGTGACGCCGCGGCGGCGCAGTTCGGCCGCCAGCGGGATCAGGTGGTAGTCATGGATCCAGATGATGTCGTCGGGACGCAGCAAACCGATCAGCGCCTTGGCGAAGCGGCGGTTGACCGCGAGGTAGCCGGCGTAATCCACCCGCGAGAACTCGGTGAGGCCGAGCCGGTAGTGCATCAGCGGCCAGAGCGCGCGATTGGAGAAGCCGAGATAGTAGGACTGGCGTTCAGCCTCCGTCAGATCGGTGACCGCATAGGTGACATTGCCACGCTCGACGACGTTCGGTGCGCTGGCCGCCTCCTTGACGTTGCCGCTCCAGCCGAACCAGAGGCCTCCCTGCTGCTCCAGCGCCTCCCGCAGCGCGACCGCCAGCCCACCAGCGGCGGCTTTTTCGTTCCGCTCGGGGATGGTGACGCGGTTCGAGACGATGACGAGGCGCATGGCGGCGATGGTCTCCTGTGGCCTGTTTCCCGCCGTCGCAACGATCCAAATTCGGCAGGGAGCAGGAACAGAACGCCTGCCGCGGCGTAATGTTTCGAGATCGCGTCGCCGGAAATCGGCGCCGGAGTGGCCGTGCTATGGAAAGAGGAAGGCGGGACGGCCCGCGTAATGTCGAATTGCGATGCTGAATAGGGCATGGCCCGCACCGACGATCAGCCGTTCACGGACCGCGGAAACGCCCGGATAGTCATCGAAAGCATTTGATTTCAAACAGGTTTTTTACAATGACCTTCATCGATCCTTCCGTCGCCACGCAGCCCGCGTCCTGGGCTGCGGATCAGCGGGACATCGCGCTGTTCCTCGACTTCGATGGGACGCTCGTCGAGATCGCGCCCTCTCCCGCCGATGTCCGGCTCGATCGGCGTGTCCCTGCGGCGCTCGACACGCTGCGAGGCCATCTGTCGGGCGCTCTGGCGCTCGTCTCCGGGCGGCCGATCTCCTTCCTCGACGACGTGCTGACGCCCTACCGCTTCGACACCGCGGCCCTGCATGGTGCCGATGTCCGCCTCGGAGGCGAAGTGCTGACGCAGGCGCACGCCTCTGCCGAAATGCGGCTGGCCGTGCGGGACCTTGTTCGCTTCGCCAACAGCCATGTCGGCATCATCGTGGAGGACAAGCACATCTCGGTCGCGCTGCACTGGCGCCTCGCCCCGCATGTTCACGACGAGGCACTCGATCTCATGCAGGGCATCGCGGACCGGATCGGCCCGCTCGTGCGGCTGCAGGCCGGTAAGGCGGTGGCCGAACTCGTTCCCGCCAGCGCCAGCAAGGGCACAGCCATCGCCCAGCTGATGCAGGCGGCACCCTATGCCGGCCGCGTGCCCGTCTTCATCGGCGACGACGTCACCGACGAGCATGGCTTCGAGGCGGTGAATGCGCTCGGCGGGCTCTCGATTCGCATCGGCGACGGCGAAACGCTGGCGCCGCTGCGCCTGCCCTCGCCGACCGCGCTGCGTGCCATTCTCCTCAACGCAGCCGACACCGGCCGCCTGACGGCCTCCAGCTTCTATCAAGGATGACGATGACTGTTTCGACGATGCCTGCGGGGCCTCATTCGGCCTCGCTCGACCTCGGCGTGATCGGCAACTGCTCGATCGCGGCCCTCATCGACCGGCGCGCCCGGATCGTCTGGGGTTGTTTCCCGCGCTTCGACCGTGACCCGGTTTTCTGTGCCCTGATCGACAACCAGCCCGATGACGGCGACGCCATGCCCGAAAAGGGTGTCTTCGCGATCGAACTCGTGGGCATGACACGCTGCGAGCAGTCCTACCTCGACAACACCGCGATCCTCTCCTCGGTGCTGTCGGACGATCATGGCAACGCCATCGAGATCCTCGATTTCGCGCCGCGCTTCGTGCGCTATGAGCGCTTCTTCCGGCCGCCGCAGATCGTCCGGCGCGTCCGGCGCATCTCCGGCCGGCCGCGCATCCGCGTGGTCGTGAAGCCCGCGCTCGGCATCGGCGAGGAGCCCGACGAGATCACCCGCGGCTCCAACCATGTCCGCTTCGTCGGGGCCGACCAGACCATCCGCCTGACCACGGACGCGCCGATCTCCTATGTCGTGGACGGCGTGCCCTTTGCAGTGGAGCGGCCCTATTCCTTCTTCATCGGCTCCGACGAGGCGCTTCGCGCCGAGATCGAGGAAACCTCACGCGAGTTCCTAGACAAGACAACGGATTACTGGCGGGGCTGGGTGCGCTCGCTCTCACTGCCTTTCGAATACCAGCGCGAGGTCATCCGCGCGGCGATCACGCTGAAGCTCTGCGCCTTCGAGGAGACGGGCGCCATTGTCGCGGCGCTGACCACCTCGATCCCCGAGGCGCCGGGCACGCAGCGCAACTGGGACTACCGTTTCTGCTGGCTGCGGGACGCCTATTTCGTCGTCCACGCCCTGAACCGGCTCGGCACGACGCGAACGATGGAGGACTATCTCGGCTTCATCACCAACATCGTCGACAGCTTCACCGAAAGCGGCGCCGAGCATCTCCCGCCGCTCTATCCGATCACGAGGGGCGGGACGCTGCGTGAATTCGAGGCAGCCACGCTTTCGGGCTATCGCGGCCACCAGCCGGTGCGCTTCGGCAATGGCGCGGCGATCCAGGTCCAGAACGATGGCTATGGCGCGGTCGTGCTGGCGGCGACCCATGCCTTCTTCGACCAACGCCTGATCCAGCCCGGCAAGGAATCGCTGTTTGGCCAGCTGGAGCGGATGGGGCAGCTTGCCGCCACCTGCTTCGACAAGCCCGATGCCGGCCCCTGGGAGCTGCGCGAGAAGGAGGCGGTGCATTCCTTCTCCAGCGTGATGTGCTGGGCGGCGTGCGATCGTCTCGCCCGCATTGCGGCGACGCTCGGCCGCGCCGACCGCAGCGCATACTGGGAGGCCGAGGCCACGCGCCTCAAGGGCGTGATCCTCGACAACATCTGGAACACCGGGAAGGGTCATCTCGTCTCGACCTTCGGCGGCGACGATCTCGACGCCACCCTCCTGCTGCTCGCCGAGCTCGGCTTCCTGAAGGCGGACGACCCGCGCTATGTCGCGACGGTGGAGGCGATCGGCCGCGACCTGACGCGCGGCGACCTCCTCCTGCGCTACGCGACGCAGGACGATTTCGGCTTCATGCACACCGGCTTCCTGATCTGCGCCTTCTGGTATGTCGATGCGCTGCATGCGATCGGCCGGCGCGAGGAGGCGAAGGCCCTGTTCGGCCGCATCCTGAAACGGCGCAACAGTTTCGGCCTGCTGTCGGAAGACGCTGATCTCGAAACAGGCGAGCTCTGGGGCAACTTCCCCCAGACCTACTCCCATGTCGGGATGATCAACTCGGCGATGCGGCTCAGCCGCAATTGGGAAGAGGCGTTCTGACCAAGGTAAGCGTCATGGTCGGGCTTGCCCGGACCATCTCGTGAAGGAGACCCTCCGGCCCGAGAAGCTCGGGTCGCCGCTCCGCGTCGCCCGAGCATGACGTCTCTGGCGCCTCACTCCATCAGCTTCGCCGCGCGCATCACCGACAGCGCCAGCACCTGCGCGGCGGGCACGATACTCTCGACCTCAAGGAACTCGTCGGGCGTATGGGCCATGCCGCCAATGGGCCCGACGCTGCACAGCGTCGGGCAGCCCTGCGCCGCGGTGAAGCCGGAATCGGCGCAGCCGCCGGTGAACTCGGCGATGGTCGCGATGCCGAAGCCGGCGGACGCTTCGCGATAGGTCTCGAACAGCTTCTGCGAGTCAGACGTCCCTTCCAGCGGCAGGAACTCGCCCTTGATCGAGAGCACGGCGCCCGTGCCTGGCACGACCGGCGTCTCGACAATGGCGCGGATGGCATCCACCATCGCGCTACGCTGGGCGGCCGTGACATAGCGCAGGTCGATCTCGCACCAGGCATGGGGCGCGACCGTGTTGACGGTCTGGCCGCCGCCGATCAGCCCGACATTGACCGTGATGCCCTTCTCGAGATCGGTGAGGCCCTGCAACTTCGGAATCTTGTGACCGAGATCGACGATGGCCGAGGCGCCCTTCTCGTAGTTCGCGCCGGAATGGGCGGGCTTGCCGGTGAATTCGGCGCGCATGAAGACGCCGCCCTTGCGGCCGCTGGTGACCGACTGGCGCCGGTCGCGGGCGAAATCGCTGCCGACAGGCAGGCGGCTGGGCTCGGCGTTGAAGACACAGCGCGATTCCCGCGCCGCCGCCTCGATCACCGGGCGCGAGGACGGCGAGCCGATCTCCTCGTCGCTCGTCGTCAGCATCATCAGCGGGGCGGAGAGGCCGCCACATTCGGCGAAGGCGGCGGCGACGAAAGCCTCGATCACGAGACCTGCCTTCATGTCGGCGACGCCCGGCCCATAGGCCCGGCCATCCTTGATCGAGAACGGCCGTCGCGTCGGCTCACCCTTCGGGAAGACGGTGTCGCGATGGCCGAGCAGCAGTACCGGGCGCTGGTCGTTGGCCGAGGGGTTCGGCAGGCGCGCCTTGACCGCATCGCCATAGCGGCCATCGGGGATGATCTCGACATCGAGCCCGTTGCGCTCATGAAAGCGGGCGATCACCTGCCCGGCGCGATCGACGCCCTCCTTGTCGTAGGAACCGGAATCCGTATCGACCATCTCGCGCAGGAGCGCGACCATCGCGTCCTTGCGGTCGGCGAGCCAGGCCGTGACCTTGGCTTCCTCGGGAGTCATCGCGCTCATGGCTCGTTCTCATGGTTCCGGACGGGACTAGTCGGGACCTTAGACAAGCTGGCTTCCGACCGAAAGCGTATCGCTGCGAGCGGGGCTGCGCAAAAAAAGCGGAGCGCTATTTCGGCGCCGCCATTTTCCGGATCAGCGCGTCACGGGCTGCGCGAGTCTGGGCTCGCAAGGCCTCGTCATCGGGTGTTCGCACCGGCTGTTCGAGCGCCTTGGCGTAATAGCCCAGCGCCAGTTGGTCCGAGGCGATCTCGGCATAGAGATCGCCCAGCCGCTTGTTCGCGATCAGGGCGGCATCGGGCTTCCCTGCCGCGTCCTCGAAGGCGCCGATGGCGCCCGGCGCATCGCCATTGCGGCGTCTCAGTTCGGCCAGCGCCAGCAGGATCCGCACGTCGTCGCTACGAGCTTTGCGCGCCGCATCCGCATCGGCCAGCGCGGCCTTCAAATCGCCCTGCCCGTTACGCGCCTCAATCCGGATCAGCAGCGCCTCTGCATCCGTGGCGCGCGCAGCCAGATGCGCCGTCGCATCCTCGACCGCGCCACTGAAATTGCGCAGCCCGAGCCTGGCCCTGGCCCGCAGCAGAAGCAGGTCCGCCTCGGGCGCAGAAACCGCGAGGGCCGCACCGGCGAAACGCTCGGCCGCGCCGAGGTCGCCCGTCGCGAGATGGATGCGCGCGGCCAACGCCAGCCAGCGCGGCTCCGTGGGCTCGATGCGCAGCGCCATGGCGATGTCAGTCAGTGCGCCGGGATTGTCGCCGCGCAGCAGCAGCCGCGCTCGCTCGCCATAGGCCGAGGCGCGATCGGGCATGCGCCGGATCGCCTCGCTGAAATCGGCATGGGCGGCCCGGCTCTGATTCAGCTGAACACGTGCGAGCCCGCGATGCAGGAACAGATCCGCCATATGCCCGGGCGTGATGCCCATGCTCGCGGCCTTGAAGGGCACCGCTCCCGTCTCGTCGATTGCGGTGGTCAGGTCGGAGGCTGCTTCGAGGGCATTTCCGAGTTTTGCGAAGGCGATCCCGCGGACGGCGCTGGCGCCGCTATGGGCACGATTGGTGGTGAGGACGGCCGAGGCGGCCTCAGCGGCCGCTGCCGCTTCGCCACGCGCCAGGAAAGCCCGCGCGCGCAGCGCCTGTCGCGTCATCTCGTTGCCGAGATGACCCTGCGGCCGGGAATCGAGGGCGGCCAATGCTTCATCCGTCTTGTCGTTCTCGATGAGGGCAATGACGAACAGATCGTCATTGAGAAACTGGCGGCGGTCCTCCGGCACCACGCGCCGGATTTCCCTCAGGTCGGCCAACGCCGCCGCGGCACGGCCAGCCATCAGTTGCATCGTCCCGCGCATCTCGAGGGCATAGGGAGCCGCACCATCGCGCATCAAAATCTGGGTCAGGTCCGCGATGGCCGCCTCATAATCGCCCTTGCCCTCCGCCGCCGTCGCGCGCGTCAGCAACGCCTCTTCGTGCTCCGGTGATCCGGAGGAGGCCCGACGCACGGCACTGTCGGCATCCGCCCAGGCCCGCTCGTAAGGCCGAAGATCGGAATCGTAGCGATAGGTCGACATATGCGCATAGGCGCGGGCGATCGTCGCCGGGAGGTGATCCGGCGCTGCGGCGACGGCGAGATCGAGATCGCCCAGCTGCTCGGCGAAAGGGCGCGCCCGCGAGCGCAGGATCAGTCGATGGGCCCGCTCCTGGGGCGTCGTCGCCGTTTCGACAAGCCGGTCGCAACTCTGGAACCGCAACGGATCGTCGCGCCTGTCGCAGCGCGACTTCAGTTCGGCCTCGTCGAGATCGGCGACGACGATCGGCGCCGGTGTGTCGAGTTCGATGATCCAGGCTGCCGCGACATTTCGGGAGGTCCTGTCATAGGCCATGATCGTATCTGTGCGAGCGGCCGATTGCGCGTAGAGCGCGCGCGCGCCGGGCTTGTCGCCAGCCGCCAGGAGGATCTCGGCCTTGATCTGAACGGCGTCGAACAGCTTCGGGTCGAGCTCGATCGCCTTGTCGGCATCGGTCCGCGCGCCGGCCAGATCCTTCATGGCGAGCTTGACGGCGGCTCGCGTCGCAAAGGCGCGGCCATAGCGCGGCGCCTTCTCGACGACGCGCTCGGCGTCGGCGAGCGCGTCGGCGACCTTGTTCTGCGCCAGCCGCGCTCGCGCCCGGATCTCGTTGAGATCGTGGACGGTCGGGAAAGCCGCGAGACCGTCCGAGGTTTCCTTTTCGGCGAGCTCGTAGGCGTTGAGATAAAAATGGCTGCGGGCCTTGGTGATAAAACCCTCGTTGCCCTTGAAGCCAAGGGTGCGCGCCTGTTCGATCGCCGCGACGGCCTCGCGATATTGGCCCGTGGAGTAATGCAGAAGCCCCATCATATAGTGGCTGCGCGGATGCTCCCGCTGCCAGAACAAGCCCTGGCTGAGATCGGCGCGCGCCCCGGCAAAGTCATTCTGCAGCATCTTCAGGTAGCCGCGATTGGCGTAATTGTCGGCGTCGAAGGGCGCCATCTCGAGCGCCGTGGTGAAATCCGCCATCGCGCCTGCCGTGTTGCCCAGGCCGAAGCGGATCTGGGCGCGGTCGCGATAAAGCGGCATCGCCTTCGGCGCGAGTGTGATCGTCTCACTGTAGTCCTTCTCGGCCTCGGCCAGACGGTTGAGAGCCCAGTAAGCCTGGGCACGGCTGAGCAGGGCCGAGCCCTTCGCCTTGCGGTCCCCGCGCCCCTTGATGATCGTGGTGCAGGCGGCAATCGCCCGCTCGGTCTTCTCGGCCCTGCAGAGCGCGACGGTCTCGGCCTTCTGGGCCAGGGCCGGCGTGGGAGAGAATGCCAGGGCCGCGGCCAGTGGCAGCGCGGCGAGCGATGCGATCCTTGAGAACGAGCAGGCCATCGACCACCCTCCCCTGCCGACCATCGCTGGTTGACGCAGAGGGATCGTAGCAAAGGTCAAGCATGCCGTCATGCCGCTTCGCGCGGCAGTCGGAGCGGGCCACTGGCAGCTGGCTGACGGGGCTCTCGGACCGAAAGCTAGCGCCGCACTTCCGTGGCCATCTTCACCGCGAAGCCCGCGAGCATGCTGCCCATCAGCCAGCGCTGTGCGAGCGCCCAGCCCGGCCTTCGGCGCAGGAACAGCGCAATCGAGCCCGCAGCGCAGGCGATCAGCGCATTCACCGTGACGCTGATCGCGATCTGGACCGAGCCGAGGACCAGCGACTGGCCGAGGACACCGCCGGAAGCGGGATCGATGAACTGCGGCAGAAGCGCGAGATAGAGCATCGCGATCTTCGGGTTGAGCATGCTGGTCAGAAAGCCCATGGCGAGCAGCCTGCGCGGGCTATCGACGGGAAGGTCGCGGATCTGGAAGGGCGAGGCACCGCCCGGGCGGACCGCCTGCCAGGCCAGCCAGAGCAGATAGAGCGCGCCCCCGAACCGCAACGCGTCATAGGCGAAGGGCACCGCGAAAAGCAGCGCCGTGATGCCGAAGGCCGCGCTCAGCATGTAGACGACGAGGCCGAGCGCCACGCCGCCGAGCGAAACCAGACCCGCGAGGCGGCCCTGCGCGATCGACCGCGAGATCAGGTAGATCATGTTGGGGCCGGGCGTGAGCACCATGCCGAGGCAGATCAGGGCGAACGCCGCGAGTTCTTTCGATTCAGGCATCGGCAGCTCCTTGCTGCTCCGGCGTGCCAGATGATGCGGCTGCCCGCAATCTTACCGCCGGCATGCCAGCTCGCCGCGCAGCGCGCAGCCTCCCCCTCGGGAACCCGGCGCCGGAACCACCGTTGTCACCGCTGACCTGGATATCGGGTCGGGGGGATTTCCATGACGCTGTTCAGCCGCCTGCTTTACACGGTGATCGCCTTCACGCTGCTTGCGGCGGCGATCCTGCTCATCGGCGTGGCCGTCTGGCGCACCGCGACAGGCTACTGGACGGGCGAGAACGCGCTGGAATCGATGCTGGACGGCATCGGCCTGATCATCATCGCGGTGGCGGTTGCCGATGTCGGCAAGTTCCTGTTCGAGGAGGAGGTTCTGTCGGACCGGGAGTTGCGGCGCCCGGCCGAGGCGCGGGGCTCGCTGACCAAGTTCATGACCATCATCATCGTCGCGCTGAATCTCGAGGCGCTGGTGCTGATCGCCAAGACCTCCCGCGAAACGATGGGCGACATCGTCTATCCGGGGCTGCTGGTGTTCCTGGCTGCGACGGCGATGGTCGGGCTCGGCCTGTTCCAGAAGCTCAGCCAGAATGCCACCGCCGTGGTGCCGCCGGACCGTCCGAAGGGGAAAGGCGAGAAGCCGCAGGCCCGGGACAGCGCCGCGGAAGCCTGACCGCGGAGCCTCAGCCCTCCGGCTCCAGCAGCATCAGGTCGGTGTCTTCGGGCCTCGCCCCGGCCGCGGTCAGCATGGCGTGGACCTGGCCGCGGTGGTGGGTCTGGTGGTTGAACAGATGGACGACCAGCAACGCGCGGGGCTTGCGCATCTCGCGCTGCGTCGCGCCGGAAAACCAGACGAGATCACCGGCCAGCCATTCGGGCGACAGCCCGCGCGCCCACTCCAGGATCGTGCCGTCGAAGGCGAGCCGCTGCGCGACGAGGTCGGTCCAGTCGGCGACGAGGCCGGCGGATTCGTGGATGCGCTGGGTCGGCTTCGGCGTACCGGCAAAGCGCGACAGCCACATCCGGTCGGCCCAGAGCAGATGGCAGAGCGTGCTGTGGATCGACTTGAAGAAGGCGCCGCGATCCTGCCGGCGGGCCGCTTCGTCCAACGTGGCGGCGGCGGTCAGGAGACTTTCGTTCTGCCAGGCGTTGTAGCGCGCCAGGGTGCGGACATAGCCCGTGTCGATCATGGCCGCCTCCGTTCAGATGACGTTCGTTTCCAGCAGCGGCCGGCCCTCGACGATGCGCTCATGACCGAGCTCGGAGAGGTCCAGCGTGCGATAGCCGCCATGCAGGATGTGCTCGGCGAGACCGCGCCCAACCGCCGGCGCCTGCTGCAAGCCATGCCCGGAAAAGCCGTTG
This portion of the Bosea sp. OAE506 genome encodes:
- a CDS encoding tetratricopeptide repeat protein, coding for MACSFSRIASLAALPLAAALAFSPTPALAQKAETVALCRAEKTERAIAACTTIIKGRGDRKAKGSALLSRAQAYWALNRLAEAEKDYSETITLAPKAMPLYRDRAQIRFGLGNTAGAMADFTTALEMAPFDADNYANRGYLKMLQNDFAGARADLSQGLFWQREHPRSHYMMGLLHYSTGQYREAVAAIEQARTLGFKGNEGFITKARSHFYLNAYELAEKETSDGLAAFPTVHDLNEIRARARLAQNKVADALADAERVVEKAPRYGRAFATRAAVKLAMKDLAGARTDADKAIELDPKLFDAVQIKAEILLAAGDKPGARALYAQSAARTDTIMAYDRTSRNVAAAWIIELDTPAPIVVADLDEAELKSRCDRRDDPLRFQSCDRLVETATTPQERAHRLILRSRARPFAEQLGDLDLAVAAAPDHLPATIARAYAHMSTYRYDSDLRPYERAWADADSAVRRASSGSPEHEEALLTRATAAEGKGDYEAAIADLTQILMRDGAAPYALEMRGTMQLMAGRAAAALADLREIRRVVPEDRRQFLNDDLFVIALIENDKTDEALAALDSRPQGHLGNEMTRQALRARAFLARGEAAAAAEAASAVLTTNRAHSGASAVRGIAFAKLGNALEAASDLTTAIDETGAVPFKAASMGITPGHMADLFLHRGLARVQLNQSRAAHADFSEAIRRMPDRASAYGERARLLLRGDNPGALTDIAMALRIEPTEPRWLALAARIHLATGDLGAAERFAGAALAVSAPEADLLLLRARARLGLRNFSGAVEDATAHLAARATDAEALLIRIEARNGQGDLKAALADADAARKARSDDVRILLALAELRRRNGDAPGAIGAFEDAAGKPDAALIANKRLGDLYAEIASDQLALGYYAKALEQPVRTPDDEALRAQTRAARDALIRKMAAPK
- a CDS encoding LysE family translocator, which gives rise to MPESKELAAFALICLGMVLTPGPNMIYLISRSIAQGRLAGLVSLGGVALGLVVYMLSAAFGITALLFAVPFAYDALRFGGALYLLWLAWQAVRPGGASPFQIRDLPVDSPRRLLAMGFLTSMLNPKIAMLYLALLPQFIDPASGGVLGQSLVLGSVQIAISVTVNALIACAAGSIALFLRRRPGWALAQRWLMGSMLAGFAVKMATEVRR
- a CDS encoding GNAT family acetyltransferase — its product is MTLFSRLLYTVIAFTLLAAAILLIGVAVWRTATGYWTGENALESMLDGIGLIIIAVAVADVGKFLFEEEVLSDRELRRPAEARGSLTKFMTIIIVALNLEALVLIAKTSRETMGDIVYPGLLVFLAATAMVGLGLFQKLSQNATAVVPPDRPKGKGEKPQARDSAAEA
- a CDS encoding DinB family protein, with protein sequence MIDTGYVRTLARYNAWQNESLLTAAATLDEAARRQDRGAFFKSIHSTLCHLLWADRMWLSRFAGTPKPTQRIHESAGLVADWTDLVAQRLAFDGTILEWARGLSPEWLAGDLVWFSGATQREMRKPRALLVVHLFNHQTHHRGQVHAMLTAAGARPEDTDLMLLEPEG